A genome region from Candidatus Neomarinimicrobiota bacterium includes the following:
- a CDS encoding HAMP domain-containing histidine kinase, which produces MRKFFQSFYGKLSAVFLVLLLVIVTSQILITMHASRQFISEVDQKLNLNLAADMAVELRPLLQDSVDFQRIGERIHYMMVMNPKVEIYLLDDTGEILSFYAEPGKEIVQDHVDLAPIRKFLGSNRDIPILGDDPRHQNRQKPFSAARLQIGQDISGYIYIIIGGEEYDSAASMLRNSYVVQTSIRGLIITLVVSGLAGLILFAFLTRRLRGMTSTVQQFREGDYDQRIKVDSNDEVGQLGEAFNQMADTIVENMEELQQTDRLRRELIANVSHDLRSPLASMQGYLETIMMKEDSLSEEEKLTYLKIILNNTESLNNLVHGLFELSKLDARQIEPEPEPFSVTELVQDVVMKFQKSAEDSGVKLTSHLPGDIQLVYADIGMIERALSNLIDNAIHYTPEDGRVEVVVTPVDDSVEIQVADTGQGIESEDLPHIFDRFYRGDKSRTGHSESTGLGLAIAQKIIELHEGTIEVESEIGVGTTFKFRLPYHG; this is translated from the coding sequence TGCTGGTAATCGTAACCTCCCAGATACTCATCACCATGCACGCCTCGCGCCAGTTTATCAGCGAGGTGGATCAGAAGTTGAATCTGAATCTGGCGGCGGATATGGCGGTGGAACTGCGTCCGCTGCTGCAGGACAGCGTGGACTTCCAGCGCATCGGGGAACGCATTCACTACATGATGGTGATGAACCCCAAGGTGGAAATCTATCTCCTGGATGATACCGGCGAGATCCTTTCATTCTATGCCGAACCGGGGAAGGAGATCGTCCAGGATCACGTGGATTTGGCGCCCATCAGAAAATTCCTCGGCAGTAACCGGGACATCCCCATCCTGGGGGACGATCCCCGGCACCAAAACCGCCAGAAACCGTTTTCAGCAGCCAGACTTCAAATCGGCCAGGATATCTCTGGCTACATCTATATAATTATCGGGGGTGAAGAATACGATAGCGCTGCCTCCATGCTCCGGAACAGTTACGTGGTGCAGACGTCAATCCGTGGACTGATAATCACGCTCGTGGTCTCCGGCCTTGCCGGACTGATTCTTTTCGCGTTTCTGACGCGCCGGCTCCGGGGAATGACATCCACCGTCCAGCAGTTTCGCGAGGGCGATTACGATCAGCGCATCAAGGTAGATTCCAACGATGAAGTGGGTCAATTGGGTGAGGCATTTAATCAGATGGCAGACACGATTGTAGAGAATATGGAAGAGCTCCAGCAGACGGACAGACTCCGCCGGGAACTCATCGCCAACGTTTCCCATGACCTGCGGAGTCCGCTGGCGTCTATGCAGGGGTACCTTGAGACGATCATGATGAAGGAGGATTCCCTCTCGGAAGAGGAAAAGCTGACGTACCTCAAAATTATTTTGAACAATACCGAATCCCTGAATAATCTGGTACACGGGCTATTTGAACTCTCTAAACTGGATGCCCGGCAGATTGAGCCGGAGCCGGAACCGTTTTCTGTCACCGAATTGGTGCAGGACGTGGTGATGAAATTCCAAAAGTCAGCCGAGGACTCCGGGGTGAAACTCACCTCGCATCTTCCGGGGGATATTCAACTGGTGTACGCAGATATCGGCATGATCGAGCGGGCGCTCTCCAACCTCATCGACAATGCGATTCACTACACTCCCGAGGACGGCAGGGTGGAAGTAGTAGTAACGCCGGTCGACGATTCCGTGGAAATTCAGGTGGCCGATACCGGGCAGGGGATTGAATCAGAAGATTTGCCTCATATTTTTGACCGGTTTTATCGGGGAGACAAGAGTCGTACCGGTCATTCCGAAAGCACCGGCCTGGGGCTGGCTATCGCCCAGAAGATTATCGAACTGCACGAAGGGACGATCGAGG